In a single window of the Elaeis guineensis isolate ETL-2024a chromosome 4, EG11, whole genome shotgun sequence genome:
- the LOC105043538 gene encoding transcription repressor OFP13 translates to MGKLKVKSSFKSLQEAIASLKPIGPLCIQEAKTQSFGEVDLYSSFNYVYYTPSTSSASSSLGLSKLLPPQPRLEEDFLSSAPTTSTMSSFTLSAEPHEEYPNDLPKGPISSARFFFSPRTTKSIMEEAKAETDVLKISPFGDPWPEIGAMAGVEKASFHEESVALAMASDDPYHDFRASMEEMVEAYQLREWPSLQELLHCYLRLNEKKNHKIIVMAFVDLLMHLVSQDKQGFSACCPCLPNMIAESSSFSFFFFFLASFSSSFFLLCYMV, encoded by the coding sequence ATGGGAAAACTGAAGGTGAAATCTTCCTTTAAATCCCTCCAAGAAGCCATCGCCAGCCTCAAACCAATAGGGCCCCTTTGCATCCAAGAGGCCAAGACCCAGTCCTTCGGAGAAGTAGACCTCTACTCCAGCTTTAATTACGTCTACTACACCCCTTCCACCTCTTCTGCTTCCTCCTCGTTGGGTCTCTCCAAGCTTCTCCCACCGCAACCCCGCCTCGAGGAGGATTTCCTCTCCAGTGCCCCCACCACTTCCACCATGTCCTCCTTTACTCTATCAGCTGAGCCTCATGAGGAATATCCCAACGACCTCCCCAAAGGTCCGATAAGCTCCGCCaggttcttcttctctccccGCACCACCAAATCCATAATGGAGGAAGCCAAAGCCGAGACCGACGTCCTAAAGATATCACCTTTTGGCGATCCATGGCCGGAGATTGGGGCGATGGCGGGGGTCGAGAAGGCCTCATTCCATGAAGAGAGTGTGGCACTAGCCATGGCGTCGGACGACCCGTATCATGACTTCAGAGCGTCCATGGAGGAGATGGTGGAGGCGTACCAGCTGAGGGAGTGGCCCAGCCTGCAGGAACTGTTGCATTGCTATCTGAGGCTCAATGAAAAGAAGAACCACAAGATTATAGTGATGGCGTTTGTGGATTTGCTCATGCACCTCGTCTCTCAAGATAAACAAGGCTTCTCTGCGTGCTGTCCCTGCCTACCAAACATGATTGCTGagagttcttctttttctttcttttttttttttttagcttccttttcttcttcttttttcctcttgTGCTATATGGTTTAA